In Candidatus Parvarchaeota archaeon, the sequence TTGGCTATGGATTGCTTGCATATTTCTTGATTGATAATGACAAGAAAAAGCCGCTGAGAAAACCAACAATAATCCTGCTTTCAATCATTTCACTTTTGCTTACTGTCTTATTTATTTCGCCTTACATCTTCCCGCTTGCCGGAACAGTGATTAGCGGGCTTGATGTAGGCGGAGTTTCTGTGCAGGCAAAAGCTGCAGCATCAATATTCCCATTTTTTGCACTTCTTTCATTTGCAATGCTTATAGTCGGGGGCCTGACCCTAACAACCATTGTCAGCATCGTAACATACGGCCTTCACATACTGACCAAGCTAACAAGTTCAATTGTTTTTGGAACCGGGGAAATTGCAAACACCCCATCCGGGGCATTTTTCCTTGTGCCAGGCAGAAACCTTCCACTATTTGAAGGAATAATCGCCCTTGCACTGCTTTTGGTTGTGCATGAGGCTGCACATGGCGTCCTCTCCAGGGTCGCAAAAATTAAGCTTAAGTCTGCAGGCCTGGTTCTCTTCGGATTCCTTCCTGTGGGCGCATTTGTAGACCCAGATGAGAATGAGCTTAGGAAAAGCTCAAGGTCAGCACAGCTTCGCGTAATGGTGGCCGGCTCCACTGCCAATATTCTCACTGCAATATTATCTTTTCTTGTGCTGCTGGGCTTTGTCATCGGCACTTCGCAGTTCAGGCCAGACGCACTCAAAGTTGTCTCGGGTGCGCTTCCAGAAGGCACATACGTCTATTCAATAAACGGGATAGGCGCAAAGGAGCTGCAAACAACAAAATTTGCCCCAAGCCAAAAGCTTGTGATTAGCACTGAAAAAGGGATAATAAACACGGAGGCTAACAAGGTCGGTGAAGTTGGCGTGTCTTACCTTTATCTAAAAAACAGCCAGTATCTTGCAAGCGTTTTCCCCCCTGAGTTTGCATTCCTGAAATTCGTTTTCAATGTTCTTGCGCTGCTTTTTGTCCTGAACTTTCTTGTGGGCACCGTGAATCTTTTGCCTCTTCCCATGTTTGATGGCTACCATATAGTCTCAATTGCAATTGACAACAAAAACATTGTGCTTGCAATAATGGCAGTTGTTGGCGTGGCGTTTGTCTCTAACTTCCTTCCAAGCCTGTTTAAGTAAGTTTTATATACTAATCCAGGTGCAAGTATAACAATGGCAAAAGCTAAAGCAATTCAAAATCTTCTTTCCTGTTGCCCTTAGGGGCACTAACACCAGCTTTAGCTATATAACTGCCGCCGATTTTTTTCTTTCTTAGTCAGTGGTCTTTCACTGGCGGCATTCTATAGAACTTGTAAATCAACTCGCATATCGTCACGTGTGTCTAAAAGTATGGGGTGAAAAAATGGAAAGGGATTTACGTTGCGCAAAAATTGGAAGAGCAAACCGAGCCTAGGGCAAAGCAAAAAGTCTATGGAAACATACTTGAAGCAGTGGGAAAAACCCCTCTAGTCAGGCTAAACAAAATTGCAAATGGCCTCAGCCCTGAAATATTTGCCAAGGTTGAATATCTTAATCCAGGGGGCAGCGTGAAGGACAGAATCGGGCTTGCCATGGTCGAGGAGGCTGAACAGAGAGGTTTTCTCAAGCCAGGGGGGACGATAGTAGAACCGACTTCAGGGAACACGGGGGCGGGCCTTGCCCTTGTTGCATCCTTGAGGGGCTACAAGTCTATTTTTGTGATGCCTGACAAGATGAGCATTGAAAAAGAGCTTCTTTTGAAGGCTTATGGGGCAAGGGTTGTCCGGACTCCAACCGCCGTGGCGGCAGATGACCCCCAAAGCAACCTGATGGTGGCCAAGAAACTTGTTGAAAGCATACCTGGTGCCTTTTCCCCAAACCAGTATTTCAACCAGGCAAACCCCCTAGCCCATTACACTACAACCGGCCCTGAGATTTGGGAAGCAACAGAAGGAAGAATTACATATTTTGTGGCTGGCATGGGGACAGGGGGCACAATAACTGGTACGGCTAAATATCTAAAGGAGAAAAACCCAGAAATAAAAATTGTCGGGGTTGATGCAGTCGGCTCGCTCTATAAAGGCACTTTTTACAAATCGGAGGCTCCAGTGCACCCCTACAAAGTGGAGGGTATTGGTGAGGATTTCATGCCAACGACAATTGACCTTGGGCTTGTTGATGAGGTAATTTCAGTCGGCGACAGGGACTCGTTTCTTACTGCAAGGAGGCTTGCAAGAGAAGAGGGGTTGCTTGTTGGAGGCTCCTCTGGGGCTGCGGCATTTGCTGCACTAAGTTTGGCAAAAAAGCTTGACAAAAAAGAGGTCCTAGTTGCTTTGCTTCCAGACAGCGGCCGCAGCTATCTGAGCACTATTTTTAATGACGGGTGGATGCAAAAAAACGGTTTTATGTAAACTTGCGGGGTGTTTGTATGAAATTTGAAACAAAGGCCGTTCATATCGGTGAAGAGCCAAAATTCGGGGACGGGGCAAGTGGCGATGTGGTAGTGCCAATACACCTGTCCTCAACTTTTGCCAGAATGGATGCGGATAAGCCCACTGCAGGTTATGAGTATTCAAGGTCTGGCAATCCGACAAGGGATGCGCTTGAAAAACGGCTTGCCGCACTTGAAGGAGCAAAATACGGCCTGGCATTCT encodes:
- a CDS encoding site-2 protease family protein — encoded protein: MLLDIDMPMGHKELFCSLSTVALGFAALFYILNANLGGLATFVLSVVLLCACGLILQKLHAIEGQWGLLMLRTKAGLGRIDALAKKHPEVWNMLTDFGLVFGYGLLAYFLIDNDKKKPLRKPTIILLSIISLLLTVLFISPYIFPLAGTVISGLDVGGVSVQAKAAASIFPFFALLSFAMLIVGGLTLTTIVSIVTYGLHILTKLTSSIVFGTGEIANTPSGAFFLVPGRNLPLFEGIIALALLLVVHEAAHGVLSRVAKIKLKSAGLVLFGFLPVGAFVDPDENELRKSSRSAQLRVMVAGSTANILTAILSFLVLLGFVIGTSQFRPDALKVVSGALPEGTYVYSINGIGAKELQTTKFAPSQKLVISTEKGIINTEANKVGEVGVSYLYLKNSQYLASVFPPEFAFLKFVFNVLALLFVLNFLVGTVNLLPLPMFDGYHIVSIAIDNKNIVLAIMAVVGVAFVSNFLPSLFK
- a CDS encoding pyridoxal-phosphate dependent enzyme; the protein is MEEQTEPRAKQKVYGNILEAVGKTPLVRLNKIANGLSPEIFAKVEYLNPGGSVKDRIGLAMVEEAEQRGFLKPGGTIVEPTSGNTGAGLALVASLRGYKSIFVMPDKMSIEKELLLKAYGARVVRTPTAVAADDPQSNLMVAKKLVESIPGAFSPNQYFNQANPLAHYTTTGPEIWEATEGRITYFVAGMGTGGTITGTAKYLKEKNPEIKIVGVDAVGSLYKGTFYKSEAPVHPYKVEGIGEDFMPTTIDLGLVDEVISVGDRDSFLTARRLAREEGLLVGGSSGAAAFAALSLAKKLDKKEVLVALLPDSGRSYLSTIFNDGWMQKNGFM